A genomic window from Chloroflexia bacterium SDU3-3 includes:
- a CDS encoding ArsA family ATPase, producing MRLILYLGKGGVGKTTTAAATAVRAAELGHRTLVVSTDVAHSLADALDTPLGSQPTQVAENLWGQEINVLDEVREHWGALRNYLATLLKRKGVDDVASEELAIIPGMEEVVSLLHIHRQARDGNYDAVIVDAAPTGETIRLLTMPETFQWYASRVMEWDSGTMSLAKPLVRALIPATNAFEQVQKLQKGVEVLRTTLTDPSISSYRLVVNPERIVIKEAQRAATYLSLFGYPVDGVVLNRVLPKTAVEGAFMSQMAEMQSRYRQQVHDLFSPLPIWEAPHYPHDVTGVERLAAVGRALFKQEDPTKVFFAGSTQEIVKEGEEYLLRLPLPHVEIGKVGITKRGDELFITIGNFKRDMILPLTLAERPATKAVFKGGTLEVRFGAPEPPIPQP from the coding sequence ATGCGACTTATTCTCTACCTTGGCAAGGGCGGTGTAGGCAAGACCACCACCGCAGCCGCCACGGCGGTGCGCGCCGCCGAGCTTGGCCACCGCACCCTCGTGGTCAGCACCGACGTGGCCCATAGCCTCGCCGACGCGCTTGACACCCCGCTTGGCTCGCAGCCCACTCAGGTGGCCGAGAACCTCTGGGGCCAGGAGATCAACGTGCTGGACGAGGTGCGCGAGCACTGGGGCGCGCTGCGCAACTACCTGGCCACCCTGCTCAAGCGCAAGGGCGTGGACGACGTAGCCTCCGAGGAACTGGCGATCATCCCTGGCATGGAGGAGGTCGTGTCGCTGCTGCACATCCACCGCCAGGCCCGCGATGGCAACTACGACGCCGTGATCGTGGATGCGGCCCCCACCGGCGAGACCATCCGCCTCCTAACCATGCCCGAGACCTTCCAGTGGTACGCCTCGCGCGTGATGGAGTGGGACAGCGGCACCATGAGCCTGGCCAAGCCGCTGGTGCGGGCGCTCATCCCGGCCACCAACGCCTTCGAGCAGGTGCAGAAGCTGCAGAAGGGCGTCGAGGTGCTGCGCACCACCCTCACCGATCCGTCGATCAGCTCGTACCGCCTGGTGGTGAACCCCGAGCGGATCGTGATCAAAGAGGCCCAGCGCGCCGCCACCTACCTCTCGCTGTTCGGCTACCCGGTAGATGGCGTGGTGCTCAACCGCGTGCTGCCCAAGACCGCCGTCGAGGGCGCGTTCATGAGCCAGATGGCCGAGATGCAGTCGCGCTACCGCCAGCAGGTCCACGACCTGTTTTCGCCCCTGCCGATCTGGGAGGCCCCGCACTACCCGCACGATGTCACCGGCGTCGAGCGGCTGGCCGCCGTGGGCCGCGCCCTGTTCAAGCAGGAGGATCCGACCAAGGTCTTCTTCGCAGGCAGCACCCAGGAGATCGTGAAAGAGGGCGAGGAGTACCTGCTGCGCCTGCCGCTGCCACATGTCGAGATCGGCAAGGTGGGCATCACCAAGCGCGGCGACGAGCTGTTCATCACCATCGGCAACTTCAAGCGCGACATGATCCTGCCGCTGACCCTGGCCGAGCGCCCCGCCACCAAGGCGGTGTTCAAGGGCGGCACGCTGGAGGTGCGCTTCGGCGCGCCCGAGCCGCCCATCCCCCAGCCCTAG
- a CDS encoding pyruvate, phosphate dikinase, protein MAHKWVYLFTEGNASMRELLGGKGAGVAEMTRTGVPVPPGFTITTEACNAYYEYGKQFPEGLWEQALEALKDIEAKTGKKFGDPSNPLLVSVRSGARESMPGMMDTVLNLGLNQATLEGLAKLTENPRFAADAYRRFVQLFGKIVLGVDGEKLEHVMDEAKGHGERQDTDLSTEELTDITAKFKALIKNETGQEFPDDPFEQLRLAIAAVFNSWMGRRAIDYRRIEKIPDNIGTGVNVQSMVFGNMGNDSATGVAFSRNPATGENVLFGEYLINAQGEDVVAGIRTPKPMSQMTDEMPQSYKEFSAFAHQLEQHYKDVQDMEFTVERGKLWLLQTRNGKRTGMAAVKIAVDLVNEGLIDKETALTRVKPEMLNQFLFPIVDAKAAKKAGVLAKGLAAGPGAASGQIVLDPDVAAERAEKGEQVILIRTETAPEDFHGMVASGAIVTARGGLTSHAAVVARQLGKCCVCGVDALQIDYKAQTVTIRGTDTVLKAGDYVTVDGHGGLIYAGQIPTSEAEVVQVIRGQLKAEESELYTYFTTFLSWADEVRKLGVRANADSPTDAKIARAFGASGIGLCRTEHMFFEGDRIDAVREMIVANTVEERRAALAKILPLQQGDFEGIFEAMEGFPVTIRTLDPPLHEFLPHDNEAIEDLAQKMGISSKTLHEKINNLHESNPMLGFRGCRLGIIYPEITEMQARAIFKAAAAVQKRGIKASPEIMIPLVTDITELRAQAQLVHAVAKEVQEETGETVEYLLGTMIELPRAALTADKIAEEAQFFSFGTNDLTQTTLGMSRDDAGRFLPSYVERKLYKDDPFQVLDQDGVGQLVQIGTQKGRSTRENLKVGICGEHGGEPASVEFCHRTGLNYVSCSPYRVVIARLAAAQAALKDK, encoded by the coding sequence ATGGCTCACAAATGGGTGTACCTGTTCACCGAGGGCAACGCGTCGATGCGCGAGCTGCTTGGCGGTAAGGGCGCTGGCGTTGCCGAGATGACGCGCACGGGCGTGCCGGTTCCTCCAGGCTTCACGATCACCACCGAGGCCTGCAATGCATACTACGAGTACGGCAAGCAGTTCCCCGAGGGCCTGTGGGAGCAGGCGCTTGAGGCGCTGAAGGATATCGAGGCCAAGACCGGCAAGAAGTTCGGCGACCCCTCGAACCCGCTGCTCGTCTCGGTGCGCTCTGGCGCCCGCGAGTCCATGCCCGGTATGATGGACACGGTGCTCAACCTCGGCCTGAACCAGGCGACCCTTGAGGGCCTCGCCAAGCTGACCGAGAACCCCCGCTTCGCCGCCGACGCCTACCGCCGCTTCGTGCAGCTGTTCGGCAAGATCGTGCTTGGCGTGGACGGCGAGAAGCTTGAGCACGTGATGGACGAGGCCAAGGGCCACGGCGAGCGCCAGGACACCGACCTCTCCACCGAGGAGCTGACCGACATCACCGCGAAGTTCAAGGCCCTGATCAAGAACGAGACCGGCCAGGAGTTCCCTGACGACCCGTTCGAGCAGCTGCGCCTGGCGATCGCCGCCGTGTTCAACTCCTGGATGGGCCGCCGCGCGATCGACTACCGCCGTATCGAGAAGATCCCCGACAACATCGGCACGGGCGTGAACGTCCAGTCGATGGTGTTCGGCAACATGGGCAACGACTCGGCCACTGGCGTGGCGTTCAGCCGCAACCCGGCCACGGGCGAGAACGTGCTGTTCGGCGAGTACCTCATCAACGCCCAGGGCGAGGATGTGGTGGCCGGTATCCGCACGCCCAAGCCGATGTCGCAGATGACGGACGAGATGCCGCAGTCCTACAAGGAGTTCTCGGCCTTCGCCCACCAGCTGGAGCAGCACTACAAGGACGTGCAGGACATGGAGTTTACCGTCGAGCGCGGTAAGCTGTGGCTCCTGCAGACCCGCAACGGCAAGCGCACCGGCATGGCCGCCGTCAAGATCGCGGTCGACCTGGTGAACGAGGGCCTGATCGACAAAGAGACGGCGCTCACCCGCGTGAAGCCCGAGATGCTCAACCAGTTCCTCTTCCCGATCGTGGACGCGAAGGCCGCCAAGAAGGCGGGCGTGCTGGCCAAGGGCCTGGCCGCCGGCCCCGGCGCCGCCAGCGGCCAGATCGTGCTTGACCCGGATGTGGCCGCCGAGCGCGCCGAGAAGGGCGAGCAGGTCATCCTCATCCGCACCGAGACTGCCCCCGAGGACTTCCACGGCATGGTCGCCTCTGGCGCGATCGTCACCGCCCGCGGCGGCCTCACCAGCCACGCCGCCGTGGTGGCCCGCCAGCTCGGCAAGTGCTGCGTCTGCGGTGTCGACGCGCTGCAGATCGACTACAAGGCCCAGACCGTCACCATCCGCGGCACCGACACCGTGCTGAAGGCTGGCGACTACGTGACCGTGGACGGCCACGGCGGCCTGATCTACGCTGGCCAGATCCCGACCAGCGAGGCCGAGGTGGTGCAGGTCATCCGCGGCCAGCTGAAGGCCGAGGAGTCCGAGCTGTACACCTACTTCACCACGTTCCTCAGCTGGGCCGACGAGGTCCGCAAGCTGGGCGTGCGCGCCAACGCCGACTCGCCGACGGATGCCAAGATCGCCCGCGCGTTCGGCGCGAGCGGCATCGGCCTCTGCCGCACCGAGCACATGTTCTTCGAGGGCGACCGCATCGACGCCGTGCGCGAGATGATCGTGGCCAACACGGTTGAGGAGCGCCGCGCCGCCCTGGCCAAGATCCTGCCGCTGCAGCAGGGCGACTTCGAGGGCATCTTCGAGGCGATGGAGGGCTTCCCGGTCACCATCCGCACGCTCGACCCGCCGCTGCACGAGTTCCTCCCGCACGACAATGAGGCGATCGAGGATCTGGCGCAGAAGATGGGCATCAGCTCGAAGACTCTGCACGAGAAGATCAACAACCTGCACGAGTCGAACCCGATGCTCGGCTTCCGTGGCTGCCGCCTCGGCATCATCTACCCCGAGATCACCGAGATGCAGGCCCGCGCGATCTTCAAGGCCGCCGCTGCGGTCCAGAAGCGCGGCATCAAGGCCAGCCCCGAGATCATGATCCCGCTGGTCACCGACATCACCGAGCTTCGCGCCCAGGCCCAGCTTGTCCACGCCGTGGCCAAGGAGGTCCAGGAGGAGACCGGCGAGACCGTCGAGTACCTGCTCGGCACCATGATCGAGCTGCCCCGCGCGGCCCTCACCGCCGACAAGATCGCCGAGGAGGCTCAGTTCTTCTCCTTCGGCACGAATGACCTGACCCAGACCACCCTGGGCATGAGCCGCGACGACGCTGGCCGCTTCCTGCCCAGCTACGTCGAGCGCAAGCTCTACAAGGACGACCCCTTCCAGGTGCTCGACCAGGACGGCGTCGGCCAGCTGGTGCAGATCGGCACCCAGAAGGGCCGCTCGACCCGCGAGAACCTCAAGGTCGGCATCTGCGGCGAGCATGGCGGCGAGCCGGCCTCGGTCGAGTTCTGCCACCGCACCGGCCTCAACTACGTCTCGTGCAGCCCCTACCGCGTGGTGATCGCGCGGCTGGCGGCGGCCCAGGCGGCGCTGAAGGACAAGTAG
- a CDS encoding type II toxin-antitoxin system death-on-curing family toxin — translation MNYLHLGDLMAIRHRVAKESVNSCAVREMSSLMAAISAPQQVVFGQEIFGSLEEKAGALLHSLVVFHPFWDGNKRIATLALRLFLQRNGARLTATDDALRQYAREIARGAISREDVTAWLADQIEDSA, via the coding sequence ATGAACTACCTGCACCTGGGCGATCTGATGGCCATCCGGCATCGGGTGGCCAAGGAGAGCGTGAACAGCTGCGCGGTGCGCGAGATGAGCAGCCTGATGGCTGCGATCAGCGCGCCACAGCAGGTGGTGTTTGGTCAAGAAATATTTGGCTCGCTTGAGGAGAAGGCGGGCGCGCTGTTGCACAGCCTGGTTGTCTTCCACCCGTTCTGGGATGGAAACAAGCGGATCGCAACCCTGGCGCTTCGGCTCTTCCTCCAGCGCAACGGCGCGCGCCTCACCGCCACCGATGATGCGCTGCGCCAGTACGCCCGCGAGATCGCTCGCGGCGCGATCAGCCGCGAGGATGTGACCGCGTGGCTGGCGGATCAAATCGAGGATAGTGCGTAG
- a CDS encoding type II toxin-antitoxin system death-on-curing family toxin: protein MVLAPADILLIHELLMTSFGGMRGITESGFGRLEGAAAAPSASAFGMEIFPSAREKAGALCYAIMKAHPFSDGNKRVALVALDMALDAAGLRLQASNHEAYSAIMALADGSMSREGLLDWLERHSTER, encoded by the coding sequence ATGGTTCTTGCGCCCGCCGACATCTTGCTGATCCACGAGCTGCTGATGACATCGTTCGGTGGCATGCGCGGCATCACCGAGTCGGGCTTTGGCCGGCTCGAGGGCGCGGCGGCGGCACCGAGCGCCAGCGCCTTCGGGATGGAGATCTTCCCCAGCGCGCGCGAGAAGGCCGGGGCGCTGTGCTACGCGATCATGAAGGCGCACCCGTTCTCGGATGGCAACAAGCGGGTGGCCCTGGTGGCCCTGGATATGGCCCTCGATGCGGCTGGGCTGCGCCTGCAGGCCAGCAACCACGAGGCCTACAGCGCGATCATGGCCCTGGCCGATGGCTCGATGAGCCGCGAGGGCCTGCTCGACTGGCTCGAACGCCATAGCACCGAGCGCTAG
- a CDS encoding M55 family metallopeptidase — translation MLQWASPTRCATERTLRLGKGESMRVYISADMEGASGVVHADQTEPGAREYDRACALMMGDVNAAVEGALDAGATEVVVNDSHWNMRNLHIEDLHPCAELISGSPKPYSMVQGLEAGFDAMFCVGYHGMAGSTPATIDHTYTEGSVYRVTINDLVVGELGINALFAGHFGVPVALVTGDQTICAEARALLGDRVTTVQVKQAISRTGARCLPLGESRRRIREGAQAALAQLPPPLLPAPRVTMLVEFMKTSQADMAALTPGSERVGARGVQFTHASYTEVFRAFRAMYNLAG, via the coding sequence ATGCTACAATGGGCCAGCCCCACGCGCTGCGCTACCGAGCGCACCCTCAGGCTGGGGAAGGGTGAAAGCATGCGAGTCTATATTTCTGCCGACATGGAAGGGGCATCGGGTGTGGTCCACGCCGACCAGACCGAGCCAGGGGCGCGCGAGTACGACCGCGCCTGCGCGCTGATGATGGGCGATGTGAATGCCGCCGTGGAGGGCGCGCTGGATGCTGGCGCGACCGAGGTGGTGGTGAACGACTCGCACTGGAACATGCGCAATCTGCATATTGAGGATCTGCACCCGTGCGCCGAGCTAATCTCCGGCTCGCCCAAGCCCTACTCGATGGTGCAGGGGCTGGAGGCAGGCTTCGACGCCATGTTCTGCGTGGGCTACCATGGCATGGCGGGCAGCACCCCGGCCACCATCGACCATACCTACACCGAGGGGTCGGTCTACCGCGTCACCATCAACGATCTGGTGGTGGGCGAGCTGGGCATCAATGCGCTGTTCGCCGGGCACTTCGGCGTGCCGGTGGCGCTTGTCACCGGCGACCAGACGATCTGCGCCGAGGCCCGCGCCCTGCTGGGCGACCGCGTCACCACCGTGCAGGTGAAGCAGGCCATCAGCCGCACCGGCGCGCGCTGCCTGCCCCTGGGCGAGAGCCGCCGCCGCATCCGCGAGGGCGCGCAGGCCGCGCTGGCCCAGCTGCCGCCGCCGCTGCTCCCTGCCCCCAGGGTGACCATGCTGGTCGAGTTTATGAAGACCAGCCAGGCCGATATGGCCGCGCTCACGCCCGGCAGCGAGCGGGTGGGCGCGCGCGGCGTGCAGTTCACCCACGCCAGCTATACCGAGGTGTTCCGGGCCTTCCGCGCTATGTATAACCTTGCTGGCTAG
- a CDS encoding DHA2 family efflux MFS transporter permease subunit yields the protein MSNPAAPAMQPSGEKGLAYKWKVLICVIFGIFMIILDSTVINVALQTLRAEYGVTLAEAQWIISIYTLALGITTPLSGFLADRFGIKRIYITGLALFTLSSLFCGLAPSFLLLIVARALQGIGGGLAQPLGPAMFYRAFPPNEQGTALGFFGMALVVAPALGPILGGLLVDADLWRWIFLINLPIGLLGVVLATTMLRPDKAEGHAKADPLGIATAVIAFGSLLYAATQAAEIGWGAAEVLGIFAVGAVALLAFIIVELFVAKEPLLDLRLFRSPTFAIATVIGYVTVVALFGAEFLMPVYLQVLRGRTAMESGLLLLPLALTSAVVTPLAGRFYDKIGPRMLLIVGFGLLAVNTWQLSQIQALTPMSTIMWLLALRGAALGCITQTTMATALGAVPRNLLPRGSSLINGTRFVVQSIGVALLATLLASTSSAQTRQLQADYSAHSAAGASTSFGLCETPGVAPERNLPPALSSQPAAAQAQAKAQIDQACSEYLAGFDLDYRLTFYFALAALALGALLPGWPGPWAGRGAPQPERGAPAIAEHVG from the coding sequence ATGAGCAACCCCGCCGCGCCGGCGATGCAGCCCTCGGGAGAAAAGGGCCTAGCGTACAAGTGGAAAGTGCTGATCTGCGTGATCTTCGGGATCTTCATGATCATTCTCGACAGCACGGTCATCAATGTGGCGCTCCAGACGCTGCGCGCCGAGTATGGCGTGACGCTGGCAGAGGCGCAGTGGATCATCAGCATCTACACGCTGGCGCTGGGCATCACCACGCCGCTCTCGGGCTTTCTGGCCGACCGATTCGGCATCAAGCGCATCTACATCACCGGCCTAGCGCTATTCACGCTCAGCTCGCTGTTCTGCGGGCTGGCCCCCAGCTTCCTGCTGCTGATCGTCGCGCGCGCCCTGCAGGGCATCGGCGGCGGGCTGGCCCAGCCGCTTGGCCCGGCCATGTTCTACCGCGCCTTCCCGCCCAACGAGCAGGGCACCGCGCTCGGCTTCTTCGGCATGGCGCTGGTGGTGGCACCGGCGCTGGGGCCGATCCTCGGCGGGCTGCTGGTGGATGCCGATCTGTGGCGCTGGATCTTCTTGATCAACCTGCCGATCGGGCTGCTGGGCGTGGTGCTGGCCACCACCATGCTGCGGCCCGACAAGGCCGAGGGCCACGCCAAGGCCGACCCGCTGGGCATCGCGACAGCGGTCATCGCCTTTGGGTCGCTGCTGTACGCCGCCACGCAGGCCGCCGAGATCGGCTGGGGGGCTGCCGAGGTGCTGGGGATCTTCGCGGTAGGCGCGGTGGCGCTGCTGGCCTTCATCATCGTCGAGCTGTTTGTGGCCAAGGAGCCGCTGCTCGACCTGCGGCTGTTCCGCAGCCCCACCTTCGCGATCGCCACGGTGATCGGTTATGTCACTGTGGTGGCGCTGTTCGGGGCCGAGTTCCTGATGCCGGTGTACCTGCAGGTGCTGCGCGGGCGCACGGCCATGGAGAGCGGGCTGCTGCTGCTGCCGCTGGCGCTCACCTCGGCGGTGGTCACGCCGCTGGCCGGGCGCTTCTACGACAAGATCGGCCCGCGCATGCTGCTGATCGTGGGCTTCGGGCTGCTGGCGGTCAACACATGGCAGCTCTCGCAGATCCAGGCGCTCACGCCGATGAGCACGATCATGTGGCTGCTGGCGCTGCGCGGGGCGGCGCTGGGCTGCATCACCCAGACCACCATGGCCACGGCGCTGGGCGCGGTGCCGCGCAACCTGCTGCCACGCGGGTCGTCGCTGATCAACGGCACGCGCTTTGTGGTGCAGTCGATCGGCGTGGCGCTGCTGGCCACGTTGCTGGCCAGCACATCCTCGGCGCAGACTCGGCAGCTGCAGGCCGACTACAGCGCTCACAGCGCCGCTGGGGCATCGACCAGCTTCGGGCTATGCGAGACCCCAGGCGTCGCCCCCGAGCGCAACCTGCCGCCCGCGCTGAGCAGCCAGCCCGCCGCCGCGCAGGCACAGGCCAAGGCCCAGATCGACCAGGCCTGCAGCGAGTATCTGGCCGGGTTCGACCTGGACTACCGGCTCACATTCTACTTCGCGCTGGCGGCCCTGGCGCTGGGAGCGCTGCTGCCGGGCTGGCCAGGGCCGTGGGCCGGGCGCGGCGCACCGCAGCCCGAGCGCGGCGCGCCAGCCATCGCCGAGCATGTGGGCTAG
- a CDS encoding CoA pyrophosphatase encodes MACSSCYTMLCRTMASRRHHVIRPSSLPTTSQGWAALAHTATQLETTIAPEELLIVRDTQGRHMRLAGPPPGMRARLGAVLLLLFPQGGDLCLPLTVRSEHLPHHSGEVSLPGGATDPGDSGPIATALRECEEEIGVPQGGLAIWGEFAPIYILPSNFQVTPVVAYSQIAPQLYVNPYEVSDIILVTLRDLLDPAMVLTERRTLRGTVVDVPYFAIGQQKVWGATALVLSEFTARMRRVLADG; translated from the coding sequence ATGGCTTGCAGTTCGTGCTACACTATGCTATGTCGAACCATGGCTTCTCGGAGGCACCACGTGATACGGCCAAGCTCGCTTCCCACAACTAGCCAGGGCTGGGCGGCCCTGGCCCACACAGCAACGCAGCTTGAGACCACCATAGCACCAGAAGAACTGCTGATCGTGCGCGACACCCAGGGCCGACACATGCGCTTGGCGGGGCCGCCGCCGGGCATGCGCGCACGGCTGGGCGCGGTGCTCCTGCTGCTCTTCCCCCAAGGCGGCGACCTGTGCCTGCCGCTTACGGTGCGCAGCGAGCACCTGCCCCACCATAGCGGCGAGGTCTCGCTGCCGGGCGGCGCGACCGACCCCGGCGACAGCGGGCCGATCGCCACCGCCCTGCGCGAGTGCGAGGAGGAGATCGGTGTCCCCCAGGGCGGGCTGGCGATCTGGGGCGAGTTCGCGCCGATCTACATCCTGCCCAGCAATTTCCAGGTCACACCTGTGGTAGCATATAGCCAGATCGCGCCGCAGCTGTATGTGAACCCCTACGAGGTGAGCGACATCATCCTGGTGACGCTGCGCGACCTGCTCGACCCGGCCATGGTGCTCACCGAGCGGCGCACGCTGCGCGGCACGGTGGTGGATGTGCCCTACTTCGCCATCGGGCAGCAGAAGGTGTGGGGGGCTACCGCGCTGGTGCTCAGCGAGTTCACCGCCCGGATGCGCCGCGTGCTCGCCGATGGATGA
- a CDS encoding purine-nucleoside phosphorylase: protein MSDLYTQIEQARAAIAGRIGIVPRTALVLGSGLGALADEIEQATIIPYGEIPGFPKSTVHGHRGELAVGLLAGHPVAVMRGRFHFYEGYTMQEVTFPIRVLRALGCDTLIATNAAGGLRPEWQVGNLMRLRDHIFFPGLAGHHPLVGPNDDRLGVRFPPVVGAYDEGLAQMAREAAAEAGTTLREGVYAMVSGPAFESGAELKMFQILGADAVGMSTAPEVLVARHGGMRVLAISLITNLALPDGAPANHEEVLEAGEAAKPAFSAVIRGVLSRIQAAG from the coding sequence ATGAGCGACCTCTATACCCAGATCGAGCAGGCGCGCGCCGCTATCGCGGGCCGGATCGGCATAGTGCCGCGCACCGCGCTGGTGCTCGGCTCGGGCCTGGGCGCGCTGGCCGATGAGATCGAGCAGGCCACCATCATCCCCTACGGCGAGATCCCGGGCTTCCCCAAGTCCACGGTGCACGGCCACCGCGGCGAGCTGGCGGTGGGCCTTCTGGCGGGCCACCCCGTGGCCGTGATGCGCGGGCGCTTCCACTTCTACGAGGGCTACACTATGCAGGAGGTGACCTTCCCCATCCGCGTGCTGCGCGCGCTGGGCTGCGACACCCTGATCGCCACCAACGCGGCGGGCGGCCTGCGCCCCGAGTGGCAGGTGGGCAACCTGATGCGCCTGCGCGACCACATCTTCTTCCCTGGCCTGGCTGGCCATCACCCGCTGGTCGGCCCGAACGACGACCGCCTGGGCGTGCGCTTCCCGCCGGTGGTGGGCGCGTACGACGAGGGGCTGGCCCAGATGGCCCGCGAGGCCGCTGCCGAGGCCGGGACGACCCTGCGCGAGGGCGTCTACGCCATGGTCAGCGGCCCGGCCTTCGAGAGCGGGGCCGAGCTGAAGATGTTCCAGATCTTGGGGGCCGATGCGGTGGGGATGTCGACCGCGCCCGAGGTGCTGGTGGCGCGGCACGGCGGCATGCGGGTGCTGGCGATCTCGCTGATCACCAACCTGGCGCTGCCCGATGGTGCGCCCGCCAACCACGAGGAGGTGCTTGAGGCCGGCGAGGCCGCCAAGCCCGCGTTCAGCGCGGTGATCCGCGGGGTGCTGTCGCGCATCCAGGCGGCGGGCTAG
- a CDS encoding PH domain-containing protein, translating to MAYIDDLLGRDEKVIYIGRQHIFILIGNILAELSLIVLMVAAGVASQVAFPNSRQGMIGNMPIGQMVLIVCLVISLIILVSAIIDYLRWVSTEFVITNHRVVRLRGVVNKEAADSSLDKINDLELRQSWLGRMFDFGDVEILTASDTGANVLQKIAHPLDFKRAMNDAKQQYIHGFGYYDPREVEPYVSAGGALAGGGDLEHTLSTLAELRDRGVLSNEEFELKKRELLSRI from the coding sequence ATGGCCTACATCGACGATCTGCTGGGCCGCGACGAGAAGGTGATCTATATCGGGCGGCAGCATATCTTCATTCTTATCGGGAATATCCTGGCGGAGCTTTCGCTGATCGTGCTGATGGTGGCGGCGGGCGTGGCCTCGCAGGTGGCCTTCCCGAACTCGCGGCAGGGTATGATAGGGAATATGCCGATCGGCCAGATGGTGCTGATCGTGTGCCTGGTGATCAGCCTGATCATCCTGGTGAGCGCGATCATCGACTACCTGCGCTGGGTCAGCACCGAGTTCGTGATCACTAACCACCGCGTCGTTCGCCTGCGCGGCGTGGTGAACAAGGAGGCGGCTGACTCGTCGCTGGATAAGATCAATGATCTGGAGCTGCGCCAGAGCTGGCTGGGCCGCATGTTCGACTTCGGCGATGTCGAGATTCTCACCGCGTCGGATACAGGCGCGAATGTGCTGCAGAAGATCGCGCACCCGCTGGATTTCAAGCGGGCCATGAACGACGCGAAGCAGCAGTACATCCACGGGTTCGGCTACTACGACCCGCGCGAGGTCGAGCCGTATGTGTCGGCGGGCGGCGCTCTGGCGGGCGGCGGCGATCTTGAGCACACGCTCAGCACCCTGGCCGAGCTGCGCGACCGCGGCGTGCTCTCGAACGAGGAGTTCGAGCTGAAGAAGCGCGAGCTGCTGAGCCGGATCTAG
- the recO gene encoding DNA repair protein RecO: MARERVYRTEAVVIRRGDTGEADRLLTLLTPAGKRRVVAKGARKTASRIAGHIELFSYATMLLAVGRTFDIVTQSALIHSYEHLRADLDRIGAAYYCAELIDRLIEEEDENPQVFELLVETLGALDAGSPADLVLRMFELRLLGYVGYRPRFHHCAACQEQLTEQASRFSPAMGGVLCPRCASADPRAMAMGLGAFKLLRFLQTQPIEAVDRMQISPQVRAEAEALLRAYIRQVLERDLRSVAFLDDVRTRLPSGPA; the protein is encoded by the coding sequence ATGGCACGAGAACGCGTCTACCGAACAGAGGCGGTGGTCATCCGCCGCGGCGACACTGGCGAGGCCGACCGGCTGCTCACCCTGCTGACCCCGGCGGGTAAGCGGCGCGTGGTGGCCAAGGGCGCGCGCAAGACCGCCAGCCGCATCGCTGGGCATATCGAGCTGTTTAGCTACGCCACCATGCTGCTGGCGGTTGGCCGCACCTTCGATATCGTCACCCAGAGCGCCCTCATCCACAGCTACGAGCATCTGCGGGCCGATCTCGACCGCATCGGCGCAGCCTACTACTGCGCCGAGCTGATCGACCGGCTGATAGAGGAGGAAGACGAAAACCCCCAGGTATTTGAGCTGCTGGTCGAGACCCTGGGTGCGCTGGACGCGGGCAGCCCCGCCGATCTGGTGCTGCGCATGTTCGAGCTGCGCCTGCTGGGGTATGTGGGCTATCGGCCACGCTTTCACCACTGCGCCGCCTGCCAAGAGCAGCTGACCGAGCAGGCCAGCCGCTTCAGCCCCGCGATGGGCGGGGTGCTCTGCCCGCGCTGCGCCAGCGCCGACCCGCGCGCCATGGCCATGGGGCTTGGTGCATTCAAGCTGCTGCGCTTCCTGCAGACCCAGCCGATCGAGGCGGTCGACCGCATGCAGATCTCGCCCCAGGTGCGCGCCGAGGCCGAGGCGCTGCTGCGCGCCTACATCCGGCAGGTGCTTGAGCGCGACCTGCGCTCGGTCGCATTCCTAGATGATGTTCGTACCCGCCTACCGAGCGGCCCGGCGTAG